One Solea senegalensis isolate Sse05_10M linkage group LG21, IFAPA_SoseM_1, whole genome shotgun sequence DNA segment encodes these proteins:
- the ssh1b gene encoding protein phosphatase Slingshot homolog 1, with protein MALVTLQRSPTPSAASSASTTNSSAGEDFGSDDDRKTNQSLSESFFMVKGAALFLQQGGNTEEPKTPTHHKHAGDLPQHLQVMFKILRSEDRIKLAVRLESGWSDRVRYMVVIYTSGHQDTEENIVLGMDFTDKDSKNCSIGMVLPLWSDTNIHLDGDGGFSVNTAGRSHVFKPVSVQAMWSALQVLHKACEVSRRFNYFPGGIALTWMAFYESCITSEQSFINEWNAMTDLETTRPDSPSMFVDRPTERERTECLIKAKLRNIMMFQDLENITSKEIRNELEQHMSCNLKEYKEFIDNEMLLILGQMDKATLIFDHVYLGSEWNASNLEELRDCGVGYILNVTREIDNFFPGMFSYHNVRVYDEDATDLLAHWNDTYNFIVKARKNNSKCLVHCKMGVSRSASTVIAYAMKEYGWSLEKAYNFVKQKRSIAQPNSGFMRQLAEYEGILDASKQRHNKLWRPETDEEGSDGLQASGHSTGGEETPVLREDEAWGGCGASPCRGMGLEMEPLDSLNYNYYFRRLSDSALDSEPSTPVRGPPLLGMERVFIEIEDVERDALLEDEGFPMAHLALPGEGTAAQTCGRLDPLEDMRLRLEFSTLEEEDEEEAKKEEAEMAALAQTPGNSESEQTEESRLGLANLNTNNSNRLAAKRSCPAAFDDSASTGNPLKVKPSYQSCKDCLRLPQGRRCERPAGGRSHRLNPSRHCTIPSICIDPPGTNFASTSLLQSLAAPAVVVPPNLVQPCAHLYHCITCAPSVPLANRQKALSPMSCEETSPDCGSAEAEDMDEPTHGESVEVQISREATGDISATATAEGLNLQPAEAVELQLPGPGVAFGLDLM; from the exons ATGGCCCTGGTGACACTGCAGCGCTCCCCCACTCCCAGTGCAGCGTCCTCGGCCAGCACGACCAACAGCAGCGCGGGGGAG gATTTTGGAAGCGACGATGACCGGAAAACGAATCAAAG TCTCAGTGAGAGCTTCTTCATGGTCAAAGGTGCTGCCCTCTTCCTCCAGCAGGGCGGCAACACAGAAGAACCAAAGACACCAACCCACCACAAACATGCAG GTGATTTACCGCAGCACCTGCAGGTCATGTTCAAGATCCTCCGGTCTGAAGATCGCATTAAACTG GCTGTACGGTTAGAGAGCGGCTGGTCAGACCGTGTGCGCTACATGGTCGTCATCTACACCAGCGGTCATcaagacacagaggaaaacatcgTCCTGGGAATGGACTTCACAGACAAGGACAG TAAAAATTGTTCAATCGGGATGGTGCTGCCACTGTGGAGTGACACCAACATACATTTAGACGGAGACGG AGGTTTCAGCGTGAACACAGCGGGGCGGTCCCATGTCTTCAAGCCTGTGTCTGTGCAGGCCATGTG GTCTGCCCTGCAGGTGCTACACAAAGCGTGCGAGGTGTCGCGGCGGTTCAACTATTTCCCAGGCGGCATTGCTCTCACGTGGATGGCTTTCTACGAGAGCTGCATCACCTCCGAGCAGAGCTTCATCAACGAGTGGAACGCCATGACTGACCTGGAGACGACGCGGCCCGATTCACCCAGCATGTTTGTCGACCG GCcaacagagcgagagagaactGAGTGCCTTATTAAAGCCAAGTTACGCAACATCATGATGTTTCAAGACCTGGAGAACATCACGTCCAAGGAG ATCCGTAACGAGCTGGAGCAGCACATGAGCTGTAACCTGAAAGAGTACAAGGAGTTCATAGACAACGAGATGCTTCTCATCCTGGGTCAGATGGACAAAGCCACGCTTATCTTTGACCATGTGTACTTA GGCTCTGAGTGGAACGCTTCAAACCTCGAAGAGCTACGTGACTGTGG AGTGGGCTACATCCTGAACGTTACCAGAGAGATCGACAACTTCTTCCCAGGCATGTTCTCATATCATAATGTCCGCGTGTACGACGAGGACGCTACGGACCTGCTGGCCCACTGGAACGACACCTACAACTTTATCGTCAAAGCAAG GAAGAACAATTCCAAGTGCCTGGTGCACTGTAAGATGGGGGTGAGTCGCTCGGCCTCAACAGTGATTGCTTATGCAATGAAGGAGTACGGCTGGTCTCTGGAGAAAGCCTACAACTTTGTCAAGCAGAAGCGGAGCATAGCTCAGCCCAACTCTGGCTTCATGAGACAGCTGGCGGAGTACGAGGGAATCCTGGACGCCAG CAAACAGCGTCACAACAAGCTGTGGAGGCCTGAAACGGACGAGGAGGGATCGGACGGTCTGCAGGCCTCTGGCCACAGCACGGGTGGAGAAGAGACGCCAGTGCTCAGAGAAGATGAAGCCTGGGGAGGCTGTGGTGCATCTCCCTGCAGGGGTATGGGTTTGGAGATGGAGCCCCTCGACTCTCTTAATTATAATTACTATTTTAGACGTTTGTCGGACTCTGCCTTAGACAGTGAGCCCTCCACCCCAGTGCGTGGCCCCCCGCTGCTTGGTATGGAAAGAGTTTTCATAGAGATTGAAGACGTGGAGAGAGACGCACTGTTGGAGGACGAGGGGTTCCCCATGGCACATTTGGCTCTGCCCGGCGAGGGCACAGCAGCCCAGACGTGCGGACGCCTTGACCCTCTGGAGGACATGAGGCTGAGACTTGAGTTCAGTacgctggaggaggaggacgaggaagaggcGAAGAAAGAGGAAGCTGAGATGGCGGCGCTGGCTCAGACTCCTGGAAACTCGGAGTCGGAGCAGACGGAGGAAAGCCGGTTAGGTCTCGCAAACCTGAACACCAACAACAGCAACCGGCTCGCTGCCAAGCGCAGCTGTCCTGCGGCTTTTGAC GACAGTGCAAGCACAGGAAACCCTTTGAAGGTGAAGCCGTCCTATCAGTCCTGTAAAGACTGCCTTCGTCTGCCACAAGGTCGGCGCTGCGAGCGTCCAGCCGGAGGTCGTTCCCACCGCCTTAACCCCTCCCGCCACTGCACTATCCCTTCCATATGCATAGATCCGCCGGGGACAAACTTTGCTTCCACGTCACTTCTGCAGTCTCTGGCAGCTCCCGCGGTTGTTGTCCCGCCGAACTTGGTCCAGCCCTGTGCTCACCTTTACCACTGCATCACATGTGCCCCGTCTGTCCCACTAGCCAACCGACAGAAAGCGCTCTCGCCCATGAGCTGTGAGgagacgtcgccagactgcggCTCAGCAGAGGCGGAGGACATGGATGAACCAACACATGGGGAGAGCGTGGAAGTGCAAATATCCAGAGAGGCTACAGGGGACATCAGTGCTACTGCGACTGCTGAGGGTTTAAATTTGCAACCTGCTGAGGCGGTGGAGCTCCAGCTGCCAGGGCCAGGCGTAGCTTTTGGTCTGGACCTCATGTGA
- the LOC122758205 gene encoding coronin-1C-A-like isoform X1 has translation MQRLQGRVKSEAVKPEVRVAEQGPSVKVSQMKTAFDVPKRSKERQAEVQPSPKKDMLRRVVRQSKFRHVFGQAVRNDQCYDDIRVSRVTWDSSFCAVNPKFVAIIIEASGGGAFFVLPLQKTGRIDKVYPTVCGHTGPVLDIEWCPHNDLVIASGSEDCAVMVWQIPEDGLETPLSEPVVVLEGHSKRVGIVSWHPTARNVLLSAGCDNQIIIWNVGTGEAMINLEDMHPDVIFSVSWSRNGSLLCTACKDKKVRVIDPRKKKIVTEKDKAHEGARPMRAIFLADENIFTTGFSRMSERQLALWKSDNMDEPICVQEMDSSNGVLLPFYDPDTSIVYLCGKGDSSIRYFEITDEAPYVHYLNTFSTKEPQRGMGYMPKRGLDVNKCEIARFYKLHERKCEPIIMTVPRKSDLFQDDLYPDTAGPDPSLEAEEWFAGKNGRPILISLKDGYVSTKNRDLKVVKSNVLETKPATKPATKPATKAEHISPVQKHITPQPSVKIEDKLEEVLREFKSLRDRVILQDRRIARLEEQVAKVAM, from the exons atgcagAGACTGCAGGGTCGGGTCAAATCTGAGGCGGTTAAACCTGAGGTTCGAGTGGCAGAGCAGGGTCCAAGTGTGAAAGTATCCCAGATGAAGACCGCCTTTGATGTCCCAAAGAGGTCCaaagagagacaggcagaggtCCAACCATCTCCAAAGAAAG ATATGTTGCGGCGAGTTGTGCGACAGAGCAAGTTCCGTCACGTCTTTGGTCAGGCGGTGAGGAACGACCAGTGCTACGATGACATCCGTGTCTCCAGGGTCACATGGGACAGCTCCTTCTGTGCCGTCAACCCCAAGTTTGTTGCCATCATCATAGAGGCGAGCGGGGGAGGAGCCTTTTTCGTCCTCCCGCTACAAAAG ACTGGACGCATAGACAAGGTCTACCCGACAGTGTGTGGTCACACTGGCCCGGTGTTGGACATCGAGTGGTGTCCCCACAACGACCTTGTCATCGCGAGCGGCTCCGAGGACTGTGCGGTCATG GTGTGGCAGATCCCTGAGGACGGGCTGGAGACTCCCCTTTCAGAGCCAGTGGTCGTGTTAGAGGGCCACTCCAAAAGGGTCGGCATCGTGTCTTGGCATCCCACCGCTCGCAATGTCCTCCTCAGCGCAG GGTGCGACAACCAGATCATCATCTGGAATGTGGGCACGGGAGAGGCCATGATCAACCTGGAGGACATGCACCCTGATGTTATCTTTAGCGTCAGCTGGAGCCGCAACGGCAGCCTGCTCTGCACCGCCTGCAAGGACAAGAAGGTCCGCGTCATCGACCCGCGTAAGAAAAAGATTGTGACG GAGAAGGACAAAGCCCACGAGGGAGCTCGCCCTATGAGAGCGATCTTTTTAGCAGACGAGAACATTTTCACCACTGGATTCAGCCGCATGAGCGAGCGCCAGCTGGCCCTGTGGAAAAGT gACAACATGGATGAGCCCATATGTGTCCAGGAGATGGACAGCAGTAACGGAGTTCTGCTGCCCTTTTATGACCCCGACACCAGCATAGTGTATCTGTGTGGAAAG GGCGACAGCAGCATCCGGTACTTTGAGATCACAGACGAGGCTCCGTACGTGCACTACCTCAACACCTTCTCCACCAAGGAGCCGCAGAGGGGCATGGGATACATGCCCAAACGAGGCCTGGATGTCAACAAATGTGAGATAGCAAG GTTTTACAAATTACACGAGAGAAAATGTGAACCAATCATCATGACAGTCCCACGTAAG TCGGACCTGTTCCAGGACGACCTGTACCCGGACACGGCCGGACCCGACCCCTCCCTGGAGGCGGAGGAGTGGTTCGCGGGCAAGAACGGCCGCCCCATCCTCATCTCTCTCAAAGACGGCTACGTCTCCACAAAGAACCGCGACCTGAAAGTGGTCAAGTCGAACGTCCTGGAGACCAAGCCGGCCACCAAGCCGGCGACCAAGCCGGCCACCAAGGCCGAGCACATCTCTCCGGTGCAGAAGCACATCACTCCACAGCCCTCAGTG AAAATTGAAGATAAACTGGAAGAGGTACTCCGAGAGTTCAAGTCACTCAGGGATCGCGTCATCCTCCAAGACCGTCGGATCGCCAGACTGGAAGAGCAGGTCGCCAAGGTCGCCATGTAA
- the LOC122758205 gene encoding coronin-1C-A-like isoform X2, whose translation MLRRVVRQSKFRHVFGQAVRNDQCYDDIRVSRVTWDSSFCAVNPKFVAIIIEASGGGAFFVLPLQKTGRIDKVYPTVCGHTGPVLDIEWCPHNDLVIASGSEDCAVMVWQIPEDGLETPLSEPVVVLEGHSKRVGIVSWHPTARNVLLSAGCDNQIIIWNVGTGEAMINLEDMHPDVIFSVSWSRNGSLLCTACKDKKVRVIDPRKKKIVTEKDKAHEGARPMRAIFLADENIFTTGFSRMSERQLALWKSDNMDEPICVQEMDSSNGVLLPFYDPDTSIVYLCGKGDSSIRYFEITDEAPYVHYLNTFSTKEPQRGMGYMPKRGLDVNKCEIARFYKLHERKCEPIIMTVPRKSDLFQDDLYPDTAGPDPSLEAEEWFAGKNGRPILISLKDGYVSTKNRDLKVVKSNVLETKPATKPATKPATKAEHISPVQKHITPQPSVKIEDKLEEVLREFKSLRDRVILQDRRIARLEEQVAKVAM comes from the exons ATGTTGCGGCGAGTTGTGCGACAGAGCAAGTTCCGTCACGTCTTTGGTCAGGCGGTGAGGAACGACCAGTGCTACGATGACATCCGTGTCTCCAGGGTCACATGGGACAGCTCCTTCTGTGCCGTCAACCCCAAGTTTGTTGCCATCATCATAGAGGCGAGCGGGGGAGGAGCCTTTTTCGTCCTCCCGCTACAAAAG ACTGGACGCATAGACAAGGTCTACCCGACAGTGTGTGGTCACACTGGCCCGGTGTTGGACATCGAGTGGTGTCCCCACAACGACCTTGTCATCGCGAGCGGCTCCGAGGACTGTGCGGTCATG GTGTGGCAGATCCCTGAGGACGGGCTGGAGACTCCCCTTTCAGAGCCAGTGGTCGTGTTAGAGGGCCACTCCAAAAGGGTCGGCATCGTGTCTTGGCATCCCACCGCTCGCAATGTCCTCCTCAGCGCAG GGTGCGACAACCAGATCATCATCTGGAATGTGGGCACGGGAGAGGCCATGATCAACCTGGAGGACATGCACCCTGATGTTATCTTTAGCGTCAGCTGGAGCCGCAACGGCAGCCTGCTCTGCACCGCCTGCAAGGACAAGAAGGTCCGCGTCATCGACCCGCGTAAGAAAAAGATTGTGACG GAGAAGGACAAAGCCCACGAGGGAGCTCGCCCTATGAGAGCGATCTTTTTAGCAGACGAGAACATTTTCACCACTGGATTCAGCCGCATGAGCGAGCGCCAGCTGGCCCTGTGGAAAAGT gACAACATGGATGAGCCCATATGTGTCCAGGAGATGGACAGCAGTAACGGAGTTCTGCTGCCCTTTTATGACCCCGACACCAGCATAGTGTATCTGTGTGGAAAG GGCGACAGCAGCATCCGGTACTTTGAGATCACAGACGAGGCTCCGTACGTGCACTACCTCAACACCTTCTCCACCAAGGAGCCGCAGAGGGGCATGGGATACATGCCCAAACGAGGCCTGGATGTCAACAAATGTGAGATAGCAAG GTTTTACAAATTACACGAGAGAAAATGTGAACCAATCATCATGACAGTCCCACGTAAG TCGGACCTGTTCCAGGACGACCTGTACCCGGACACGGCCGGACCCGACCCCTCCCTGGAGGCGGAGGAGTGGTTCGCGGGCAAGAACGGCCGCCCCATCCTCATCTCTCTCAAAGACGGCTACGTCTCCACAAAGAACCGCGACCTGAAAGTGGTCAAGTCGAACGTCCTGGAGACCAAGCCGGCCACCAAGCCGGCGACCAAGCCGGCCACCAAGGCCGAGCACATCTCTCCGGTGCAGAAGCACATCACTCCACAGCCCTCAGTG AAAATTGAAGATAAACTGGAAGAGGTACTCCGAGAGTTCAAGTCACTCAGGGATCGCGTCATCCTCCAAGACCGTCGGATCGCCAGACTGGAAGAGCAGGTCGCCAAGGTCGCCATGTAA